A window of the Lagopus muta isolate bLagMut1 chromosome 1, bLagMut1 primary, whole genome shotgun sequence genome harbors these coding sequences:
- the LOC125685280 gene encoding T-cell surface glycoprotein CD4-like: MERCGAVVSSVLAVVLVLQLGLTPIMAQQEQQTGLAGKEVILNCKITNHQRDQNCAWKYKYKEVSSIIISFSKTKIFKGKAPMTHRSESKLDSKQLKVSDLSLDDAGIYTCTCYSPEVSISLHVFKLTVSSNGYFLANEDLELTLMQNSSHSQPHLSIELFNISNKIVTTEILQNEAPQKYTLKLKQLKATDSGTWMCHVYSNSPLINQNISFDVKVLGFGEERSEIMYTTVGNAVILSWHLNFRKIEWKEGFIGKLNWEPQENAAIHELFNFSVTTRRELHKTKKSNHIWFEIPGRKTDSTIEVKIPKAQLNHSGRYRCQLEINSRRIWSTRALVVMQVSANPAGPLSRGSKMTLLCQVSGPLPPNAHLLWERANGTEMEIKKSKQQEAKVEVNVSAPGLWNCHLMENNNRKISLNYTVEEAHVWNSYAVIGAIIGASVLVISLACVCIITAMSWQRRRKRAKRMAQAKQYLLEKKTCQCQRRMYK; encoded by the exons ATGGAGAGGTGTGGAGCAGTGGTGAGCAGTGTGCTTGCAGTCGTCTTGGTTCTGCAGCTGG GTCTGACCCCCATTATGGCTCAGCAAGAACAACAGACTGGGCTTGCAGgaaaggaggtgatcctgaaCTGTAAAATCACAAACCATCAGAGAGATCAGAACTGTGCTTGGAAGTACAAGTATAAGGAAGTTTCTTCTATAATTATAAgcttttctaaaacaaagatttttaaag GCAAAGCCCCAATGACTCATCGATCTGAATCGAAGTTGGACAGCAAACAGCTGAAGGTGTCAGACTTGAGCCTGGATGACGCTGGCATCTATACCTGTACATGTTACTCTCCTGAAGTCAGTATCTCACTGCATGTCTTTAAAT tgACAGTCTCTTCAAATGGGTACTTCCTTGCAAATGAAGATCTTGAGCTCACTTTAATGCAAAATTCATCCCACTCACAACCCCATCTCAGCATCGAATTGTTTAATATTAGCAATAAGATAGTGACAACAGAAATTTTGCAAAACGAGGCTCCTCAAAAATACACACTGAAGCTAAAGCAACTGAAGGCTACGGACAGTGGAACCTGGATGTGCCACGTTTATTCAAACTCTCCATTGATTAATCAGAACATCTCCTTTGATGTGAAGGTATTAG GTTTTGGGGAAGAACGCTCGGAAATAATGTACACTACTGTTGGCAACGCTGTGATCTTGTCATGGCATCTGAACTTCAGGAAGATAGAATGGAAAGAAGGTTTCATAGGAAAACTGAATTGGGAGCCACAGGAAAATGCAGCCATCCATGAGCTGTTCAATTTCAGTGTCACAACACGTCGAGAGCTgcataaaactaaaaaaagcaACCACATTTGGTTTGAGATACCTGGAAGGAAAACTGACAGTACTATAGAAGTTAAAATCCCCAAAGCCCAGTTAAATCACTCTGGGCGGTATCGATGTCAGCTGGAGATCAACAGTAGAAGAATCTGGAGCACGAGGGCACTAGTGGTGATGCAAG TCTCGGCTAACCCTGCTGGGCCACTCTCCAGAGGAAGCAAGATGACCCTGCTCTGCCAGGTGTCTGGTCCCCTGCCACCCAATGCCCACTTGCTCTGGGAACGTGCGAATGGGACTGAGATGGAAATCAAGAAGTcaaaacagcaagaagcaaAAGTGGAGGTGAACGTCAGTGCTCCAGGATTGTGGAACTGTCACCTCATGGAAAACAATAACAGAAAGATCAGCCTTAATTATACCGTGG AGGAAGCTCATGTTTGGAATAGCTATGCAGTAATTGGAGCAATTATTGGAGCCAGTGTGTTGGTGATCAGCCTTGCATGCGTGTGCATAATCACTGCTATGAGCTGGCAGAGGAGAAGG AAACGGGCAAAAAGGATGGCACAAGCAAAACAATACTTGCTGGAAAAGAAGACATGCCAGTGTCAACG ccGGATGTATAAGTAG
- the GPR162 gene encoding probable G-protein coupled receptor 162, with protein sequence MGDSESESTLHNNSLWWLACGMLALLANSWIILSITAKQQKHKPLELLLCFLAGTHILMAAVPLTTYAVVQLRRESSNYDWNESICKVFVSTYYTLALATCFTVASLSYHRMWMVRWPVNYRLSNAKKQALHAVMGIWMVSFILSTLPSIGWHNNGERYYARGCQFIVSKIGLGFGVCFSLLLLGGIVMGLVCVGITFYQTLWAHRRRRQCCHQRPEEASSCSSAHNTFNVPAIVVEDVRGKRRSSLDGSESAKTSLQMTNLISAIVFLYDTLTGVPILVVSFFSLRYDTAPTWMVLAVLWCSMVQTLLLPSFIWSCERYRADLRTIWEQCVAIMSEEDGDDDGVCDDYGDGRICKVRFDANGAAAVKRDSRDIKLLPMHHMLLPQDKVHYLQVPISRRMSHDETNIFSAHRSAPSFLHKWSSSDDIRISTLRKSGGPGFLPPQLHDYQHCRQPPEDELTSLRQFLEGGLVPRGSSSSACFFRDEITTFIDETPQPSPVCSPRHSRLPLAAFRDRRLSLGSREEESTDRPRCFSLAGSEAWQMQDEEQAPRERTPEACEAQALQDPKL encoded by the exons ATGGGGGACTCTGAATCAGAGTCGACCTTGCACAACAATTCACTGTGGTGGCTGGCATGTGGGATGTTAGCCCTGCTGGCCAACTCTTGGATTATCCTCAGCATCACGGCCAAGCAACAGAAACACAAGCCCCTGGAGCTTCTCCTGTGCTTCCTCGCTGGGACTCACATCCTCATGGCAGCAGTGCCCCTCACTACGTACGCTGTGGTGCAGCTGCGGCGTGAGTCCTCCAACTATGACTGGAACGAGAGCATCTGTAAGGTCTTTGTGTCCACATACTACACCCTGGCACTGGCCACCTGCTTCACAGTGGCCTCCCTTTCCTACCACCGAATGTGGATGGTGAGGTGGCCAGTCAACTACCGGCTGAGCAATGCCAAGAAGCAGGCTCTGCATGCAGTCATGGGGATCTGGATGGTATCATTCATCCTCTCCACCCTGCCCTCCATTGGCTGGCACAACAACGGCGAGCGATACTATGCTCGTGGCTGCCAGTTCATTGTCAGCAAGATAGGTCTGGGCTTTGGTGTCTGCTTTAGCCTCCTGCTCCTCGGAGGAATTGTCATGGGCTTGGTGTGTGTGGGGATCACCTTCTACCAGACCCTGTGGGCACACAGAAGGCGACGACAGTGCTGCCATCAGAGGCCAGAGGAAGCATCGTCCTGCTCATCAGCACACAACACTTTCAATGTGCCAGCCATTGTGGTGGAGGATGTACGAGGCAAAAGGAGGTCCTCGCTGGATGGCTCCGAGTCAGCCAAGACCTCCTTGCAGATGACCAACCTCATCAGTGCAATTGTCTTCCTGTACGACACACTCACGGGGGTGCCCATCTTG GTTGTGAGCTTTTTTAGCCTGCGCTATGACACGGCACCCACTTGGATGgttctggctgtgctgtggtgctCCATGGTGCAGACTCTGCTGCTCCCCTCTTTCATCTGGTCCTGCGAGCGCTACCGAGCAGATCTCCGCACCATCTGGGAGCAGTGTGTGGCTATCATGTCTGAGGAGGATGGAGATGATG ATGGTGTGTGTGATGATTATGGGGATGGCAGGATCTGCAAAGTAAGATTTGATGCCAACggtgctgcagctgtgaagcGGGATTCTCGGGACATCAAGCTGCTACCAATGCACCACATGTTGTTGCCCCAGGACAAGGTGCACTATCTGCAG GTCCCTATCTCACGGAGGATGTCACATGATGAGACTAACATCTTCTCCGCCCACCGCTCCGCTCCATCCTTCCTACACAAGTGGTCTTCATCTGATGACATCCGCATTTCCACCCTCCGCAAGTCTGGAGGCCCTGGATTCTTGCCTCCTCAGCTGCATGACTACCAGCACTGCCGGCAGCCCCCAGAAGACGAGCTGACATCCCTACGGCAGTTTTTGGAGGGTGGGCTGGTGCCCCGAGGATCCAGCTCCAGTGCCTGCTTCTTCCGAGATGAGATCACCACGTTCATCGATGAGACGCCACAGCCCTCCCCAGTCTGCAGCCCACGGCACTCCCGTCTCCCACTTGCAGCTTTCCGCGATCGCCGCCTCTCGcttggcagcagagaggaagagagcaCTGACCGGCCACGGTGCTTCTCTCTGGCTGGCAGCGAGGCTTGGCAAATGCAGGATGAGGAGCAGGCACCACGTGAAAGGACCCCTGAGGCCTGCGAGGCACAGGCCCTCCAGGATCCCAAATTATGA